The Dyadobacter sandarakinus DNA window CATAAAGTCGGAGGTGGCTGTTTTCTTGATTTTATTGGACTTCACTGCGCCCGCCGTCTGGATGGCCCCGCCAAAAAGCAGCAGCTTTTCGGTAAGCGTGGTTTTTCCGGCATCCGGGTGGCTGATGATCGCAAACGTGCGGCGCTTCTTGATTTCTTCTGTATTACTCATAGGACCTTGCAGGGTCAGCTTTGACGAAAATTCATTTTAAAAATGCTGCAAAGATAACGAAAAAAGGCCGTCCCGGAGAGGGACAGCCCAAATTCAGTTGCAGTCGGCAGTAACTTCGGCAGCGGCTGATATTCAATAGTATGAATGCTTGTAATCCTCCACCGAAGTAAGGATTACCTCATGCGCCTCTTCTCTGCCGTACACGTTTGTAATTTCAATATGTGCCTTTTCGCCGGGCAGGTTTTTGTAGGTCAGGAAGTAGTGTTTCAAACGTTCCACGATCCCCTCTGGCAGCTGGCTCAGATCGGAGTAAGAACCGTAAACTTCATCTCCTTTCAGTACGGCAATGATCTTATCGTCGGCCTCGCCGCCATCGATCAGCCTAATGCCGCCGATAGGCTTGGCCTCACACATGATGTTGCCGTGCGAAATGATTTTCTCGCAAAGTACAATGATATCCAGCGGATCGCCGTCACCTTCTGTCACATCACGTCCGGAGCGTTCGCGCGCCAGTGCAGCAATTTTTTCGGAGCAGTAGGTTTTAGGGATAAATCCGTAAAGTGCAGGAACGATGTTGGAGTATTTCTGCGGGCGGTCAATTTTCAGGTAACCGGTTGTTTTGTCAATCTCGTATTTTACGGTATCGGTAGGAACAATCTCAATAAATGCGGTTACAAGTTCAGGGGCGTTTTCGCCCATGGGAATGCCGTGCCACGGGTGTGCTTTGTGTACGTTAGCGATCATTATTTACGTAATAGGTAATAACTTTTTATATAAAACTCTTTTGTTCAGCAATTCAGAAGCCCGCTTTTTCAGCGATTGTATAATCCCCTGTTTTCGAGACGGATTGTTTGACCAGCAGCTCCCCGAGAAAGCCCGCAAGAAAAAACTGGGAGCCTACCATGATCGCGACGAGTGCCAGAAAAAATAATGGATTGTCGGTAACATTGCGGTAGGGCAAAAGATGGTAGATGTTGTAAATCTTTTTACCAAGAAGCCAAAAGGCTATAATGGTTCCGAGAAAAAACATAAGGGTTCCCAGACTACCAAAAAAATGCATAGGCCTACGCCCAAACTTATTCACAAAGGCAATCGAAAGCAAATCCAGAAAGCCAAAAATAAAGCGTTCGAGCCCAAACTTGGTGTAGCCGTACTTGCGCGCCCGGTGCTGCACCACCTTTTCCCCTATCTTCCTGAAACCGTTCCATTTGGCAATCACGGGAATGTACCGGTGCATTTCACCGTAAATGGTAATATTGCGCACAACCTCCCTGCGATACGCTTTCAGTCCGCAGTTGAAATCGTGCAATGCCACGCCCGAAATACCCCGGGTCGCTGCATTGAAAAGTTTGGTCGGGATGGTTTTGGTGAGGGGGTCATAGCGTTTCTTCTTCCAGCCCGACACCAGGTCGTACTGCTCGTCCTGGATCATCCGGTACAAGCCGGGGATCTCGTCCGGACTATCCTGCAAATCCGCGTCCATTGTAATGATGACCTCACCGCG harbors:
- a CDS encoding glycosyltransferase family 2 protein, giving the protein MTDPVIQISVIVPLFNEEESLPELTEWIERVMNENAFTYEVILIDDGSKDRSWDVIEVLSARHVHIRGLRFVRNYGKTAALQTGFQVARGEVIITMDADLQDSPDEIPGLYRMIQDEQYDLVSGWKKKRYDPLTKTIPTKLFNAATRGISGVALHDFNCGLKAYRREVVRNITIYGEMHRYIPVIAKWNGFRKIGEKVVQHRARKYGYTKFGLERFIFGFLDLLSIAFVNKFGRRPMHFFGSLGTLMFFLGTIIAFWLLGKKIYNIYHLLPYRNVTDNPLFFLALVAIMVGSQFFLAGFLGELLVKQSVSKTGDYTIAEKAGF
- a CDS encoding inorganic pyrophosphatase; amino-acid sequence: MIANVHKAHPWHGIPMGENAPELVTAFIEIVPTDTVKYEIDKTTGYLKIDRPQKYSNIVPALYGFIPKTYCSEKIAALARERSGRDVTEGDGDPLDIIVLCEKIISHGNIMCEAKPIGGIRLIDGGEADDKIIAVLKGDEVYGSYSDLSQLPEGIVERLKHYFLTYKNLPGEKAHIEITNVYGREEAHEVILTSVEDYKHSYY